In Candidatus Syntrophoarchaeum caldarius, the following are encoded in one genomic region:
- a CDS encoding replicative DNA helicase Mcm produces the protein MEDASIDRWMEFLRKYYEEDVRRLSVYYPDEMSLNVNFQDIERFDPSLAYELIENPTEILHAAEEALRKSDLSTGGEMPDAHIRVTKLPKKLPIRSIRGQHINKFIAVEGLVRTVADVRPKVRVAHFECMKCHVVNKVIQQGLIFREPRTCGEGTEDEGCKSSGKIFRFLKDKSAYIDAQRIRIQEYPENLRGGEQPQTLDIEVEEDITGMVMPGDRIIINGILRSYQRRSKTGVRSPVFEIYLEGISIEREEQEFDELKITKEDEEEINKLKNDPDIYDKIISSIAPSIFGYENIKEAMALQLFSGVAKDLPDGGRIRGDIHTLVVGDPGIAKSQLLRYAAKLAPRGIYTSGKSTTSAGLTATAVRDELGDGKWTLEAGALVLADKGLAAVDEIDKMDKKDQSALHEAMEQQTVSVAKAGIIATLKSRCALLGAANPKYGRFDRYEPISVQIEMSPTLLSRFDLIFTLTDDPDEVLDTKIAEHILKSHHAGELKARGVDSEDDLANVPQISPDLLRKYIAYARRNIFPVMTTEAQEKFKQFYVDLRSQGIGSDAPVPVTARQLEALVRLGEACARMRLSEEVTEEDASRIIKVVKDSLLQVGVDPETGRLDADWIAVGTTKTRRDRAKIIRDIVRGLIKEHGGDACPIEEVYERAESSGIERQRAEEIVEGLLRDGTFFSPKHGMIGLP, from the coding sequence ATGGAAGATGCGAGTATTGACCGATGGATGGAGTTTTTGAGGAAGTATTATGAAGAGGATGTACGGAGGTTATCTGTCTATTATCCCGATGAGATGAGCCTCAATGTTAATTTTCAGGATATTGAGCGATTTGATCCCTCACTTGCATACGAGCTTATTGAGAACCCCACCGAAATCCTGCACGCAGCAGAGGAGGCGCTTCGAAAGAGTGATCTCTCAACAGGTGGGGAAATGCCCGATGCGCACATCAGGGTGACAAAGCTTCCAAAAAAACTCCCGATAAGGAGCATACGGGGGCAACACATCAACAAATTCATAGCAGTTGAAGGGCTGGTGCGGACAGTTGCAGATGTGCGACCAAAGGTAAGGGTGGCCCACTTTGAGTGTATGAAATGTCACGTCGTCAATAAAGTTATACAGCAGGGGCTTATATTCCGAGAGCCAAGAACCTGCGGTGAAGGCACGGAGGATGAGGGCTGCAAGAGCAGTGGTAAAATATTCAGATTTTTGAAGGATAAGTCCGCGTACATCGATGCACAGAGGATCAGAATACAGGAGTATCCAGAGAATTTACGTGGTGGTGAGCAGCCGCAGACGCTTGATATCGAAGTTGAGGAGGATATAACAGGTATGGTAATGCCAGGGGATCGCATCATCATCAACGGTATTCTGCGCTCATATCAGCGGCGGAGCAAGACCGGGGTGCGATCACCAGTATTTGAGATCTATCTTGAAGGAATATCGATCGAGAGAGAAGAACAGGAGTTTGATGAGCTTAAAATCACCAAAGAGGATGAAGAGGAGATAAATAAGTTAAAAAACGATCCAGATATCTATGATAAGATAATATCCTCTATAGCACCTTCTATATTTGGTTACGAGAACATTAAAGAGGCGATGGCACTTCAGCTATTCTCTGGGGTTGCAAAAGATCTTCCTGATGGTGGGAGAATCAGGGGGGATATTCATACGCTTGTGGTGGGTGATCCAGGAATTGCAAAGTCACAACTCCTGCGCTATGCCGCTAAACTTGCTCCCCGTGGTATTTACACATCTGGAAAGAGCACAACAAGTGCAGGCCTGACCGCAACCGCTGTGAGGGATGAGTTAGGAGATGGTAAGTGGACGCTTGAAGCTGGGGCGCTTGTTTTGGCTGATAAAGGACTTGCTGCGGTTGATGAGATAGATAAGATGGATAAGAAAGACCAATCCGCGCTGCATGAGGCTATGGAGCAACAAACAGTTTCTGTGGCAAAGGCAGGTATTATAGCAACGCTGAAATCAAGATGTGCACTTCTTGGTGCTGCAAACCCAAAATACGGAAGGTTTGATCGATATGAGCCGATAAGCGTACAAATTGAGATGTCGCCCACGCTTTTATCACGGTTTGATCTCATATTTACACTAACGGACGACCCAGACGAGGTGCTCGATACAAAAATCGCAGAGCACATCCTCAAATCCCATCACGCTGGTGAACTGAAAGCAAGAGGTGTCGATAGTGAGGATGACCTGGCGAACGTCCCGCAGATCTCACCAGATCTTCTCAGAAAGTACATCGCATACGCACGGCGAAACATCTTCCCTGTTATGACGACAGAAGCACAGGAGAAGTTCAAACAATTCTATGTGGATCTGCGGTCTCAGGGTATCGGTTCTGATGCGCCTGTTCCCGTCACAGCAAGGCAGCTTGAGGCACTTGTGCGACTGGGTGAAGCGTGTGCACGGATGCGGTTGAGCGAGGAGGTAACAGAGGAGGATGCGAGTCGTATCATAAAGGTCGTAAAAGATAGTCTTCTGCAGGTGGGAGTTGATCCTGAGACAGGCAGGCTTGATGCCGACTGGATCGCTGTTGGAACAACAAAAACCCGTCGAGATCGTGCGAAGATCATACGAGATATCGTGCGCGGGTTGATAAAGGAACATGGTGGTGATGCATGCCCGATCGAGGA
- a CDS encoding DNA gyrase subunit A: MVVSERVIPVSIEDEMKRSYIDYAMSVIIGRALPDVRDGLKPVHRRILYAMYDMGLTSDKPYRKTARIVGDVLGKYHPHGDIAVYDALVRMVQDFSLRYPLIDGQGNFGSVDGDSAAAMRYTEARLAKIAELMLVDIKKETVDFTPNFDETLQEPVVLPAMLPNLLINGSSGIAVGMATNMPPHNLSEVVDGILMVLENPEVTTTEIMKAIPAPDFPTGGIIMGVEGVRNAYETGRGSIKIRAKAAIENGGKYAKIIVSEIPYQVNKSRLIEKIAGLTRDKTIEGIRDLRDESDKNGMRIMIELKSGVNPNIVLNQLYKHTEMEVGYGIINLAIVDGVPEVLGLKQIISHYIAHRREIIRRRTEFDLKKARNRFHIVEGLLIALSDIDRVIKIIKSSENAERARVTLQDLLKLSEIQAKEILNMRLQRLTALEQQKLEDEHKELTKQIEHLEGILADETKITAIIGDELRELKTNYGDERRTEIIHTSGEIEIEDLIADEPMIIAITHAGYIKRMPTDTFRSQGRGGKGVIGMETKEEDFVEDIFSASMRDFLLYFTNRGRVFRLKVYEIPAGTRQTRGKPIINLLNLDQGERVVAISRIADFDEEHYLFFATKSGMVKKTVASAFENVTKAGKIAIGLKTGDEVVGVKSTDGSSEIILGSRFGKAVRFSESDVRPMGRTARGVRGIRLDEGDSVISMVIVNEDETLLTVTTNGYGKRTKFEEYPLHRRGGKGVINIITTRRNGLVAGIIAVKDDDEIMITTQKGLVIRQRVDNIRVIGRNTQGVRIMRLGNGDGDQVVGVARIVD; the protein is encoded by the coding sequence ATGGTAGTCTCAGAGCGCGTAATACCGGTCAGCATAGAAGACGAGATGAAGCGTTCTTACATTGATTATGCGATGAGCGTCATCATAGGACGGGCGCTACCAGACGTGAGGGATGGCCTGAAGCCGGTTCATCGCAGAATCCTTTATGCAATGTATGATATGGGGCTTACCTCAGATAAGCCATACAGGAAAACTGCCAGGATCGTCGGTGATGTTCTCGGTAAGTACCATCCTCATGGTGATATCGCAGTCTATGATGCACTGGTCAGGATGGTGCAGGATTTTTCGCTCCGCTATCCGCTCATCGATGGACAGGGGAATTTTGGATCGGTTGATGGTGACAGCGCTGCTGCGATGCGATACACGGAGGCACGGCTTGCAAAGATCGCTGAACTGATGCTCGTGGATATCAAGAAAGAGACGGTTGATTTTACACCCAACTTTGATGAAACGCTGCAGGAACCTGTGGTTCTCCCTGCTATGCTTCCAAATTTGCTCATAAACGGATCTTCAGGGATAGCTGTTGGAATGGCGACCAATATGCCACCTCACAACCTCTCAGAAGTTGTTGATGGAATTTTGATGGTTCTCGAGAATCCAGAGGTTACAACAACTGAAATTATGAAGGCAATTCCTGCACCCGACTTTCCCACGGGCGGAATCATAATGGGTGTTGAGGGTGTGAGGAACGCATATGAAACAGGCAGGGGTAGCATCAAAATTCGTGCAAAAGCAGCCATCGAGAATGGAGGAAAGTACGCAAAGATCATCGTCTCAGAGATTCCATATCAGGTGAACAAATCAAGACTGATCGAGAAGATCGCAGGGCTTACCAGGGATAAAACGATCGAAGGAATCAGGGATCTGCGGGATGAGTCAGACAAAAATGGCATGCGCATCATGATCGAGCTTAAGAGTGGTGTAAATCCCAATATCGTCCTCAATCAGCTCTACAAACACACTGAGATGGAGGTAGGATATGGCATCATCAATCTGGCAATCGTTGATGGTGTACCAGAGGTGCTTGGGCTTAAGCAGATCATATCACACTATATCGCACACAGGCGAGAAATTATCAGAAGAAGAACCGAGTTTGACCTGAAAAAAGCAAGGAATCGATTTCACATCGTTGAAGGGTTGTTAATTGCGCTTTCGGATATAGATCGAGTGATAAAGATTATTAAATCATCCGAGAACGCCGAGCGTGCGAGAGTGACGCTACAGGATCTGCTGAAGCTCTCAGAAATTCAGGCAAAAGAAATCCTCAATATGCGACTTCAGCGCCTGACTGCGCTTGAACAACAGAAGCTCGAGGATGAGCATAAAGAGCTGACAAAGCAGATCGAGCATCTTGAGGGTATACTTGCAGATGAGACCAAGATTACTGCGATCATCGGGGACGAACTGCGGGAACTTAAGACAAACTATGGTGATGAACGAAGAACCGAGATAATTCATACCTCAGGCGAGATTGAGATCGAGGACCTGATCGCTGATGAACCGATGATAATAGCGATCACACACGCTGGATATATAAAACGGATGCCCACTGACACATTCAGAAGTCAGGGGCGAGGTGGAAAGGGCGTGATCGGGATGGAGACAAAGGAGGAGGACTTTGTCGAGGATATATTCTCGGCGTCGATGCGCGATTTTCTTCTGTACTTCACAAATCGGGGCCGTGTATTCAGGCTCAAGGTTTATGAGATACCCGCAGGAACCCGCCAGACAAGAGGTAAGCCGATTATAAACCTCCTGAATCTTGATCAGGGTGAACGAGTGGTTGCGATCTCGAGAATAGCAGATTTTGACGAGGAACATTATCTCTTCTTTGCAACCAAATCTGGAATGGTGAAGAAAACAGTGGCATCTGCGTTTGAGAATGTAACAAAAGCTGGAAAGATAGCGATCGGCCTGAAAACAGGTGATGAGGTCGTTGGTGTCAAATCCACAGATGGTAGCTCTGAGATCATACTCGGATCACGGTTTGGCAAGGCGGTAAGGTTCTCAGAATCAGATGTTCGACCCATGGGAAGAACAGCGCGTGGGGTCAGAGGCATCAGGCTTGATGAAGGAGATAGCGTTATAAGCATGGTTATTGTGAACGAGGATGAAACGCTTCTGACAGTGACCACAAATGGATATGGCAAGCGAACCAAATTTGAGGAGTACCCACTTCACAGAAGAGGTGGTAAAGGAGTCATAAACATCATTACGACGAGGCGAAATGGCCTGGTTGCAGGGATCATCGCGGTTAAAGATGATGATGAGATCATGATAACAACACAGAAGGGGCTTGTAATACGCCAGCGTGTCGATAATATCCGGGTGATCGGCAGGAACACCCAGGGAGTGCGGATCATGCGCCTCGGGAATGGTGACGGAGATCAGGTTGTCGGGGTCGCAAGAATTGTAGACTGA
- a CDS encoding Acetolactate synthase small subunit, with protein sequence MVKHTLTVLVENTPGVAARVTGLFTRRGFNIDSINAAITDKPDISRLTIVITSDREGGERQLEQITKQLNKLIDVITIKDITAYESIERELVLIKVDAAPKKRAEILQIVEIFRAKTVDIAPESMIIEVTGDEDKIEAMLTLLSDFGIKEVARTGKVAMVRGAKTL encoded by the coding sequence ATGGTGAAACATACGCTCACCGTCCTCGTTGAGAACACACCAGGTGTTGCAGCGCGTGTCACAGGACTTTTTACGAGGCGTGGATTTAACATCGACAGCATAAATGCGGCGATAACAGATAAACCAGATATTTCTCGACTTACTATCGTTATCACAAGCGATAGAGAGGGGGGAGAGCGACAGCTTGAGCAGATAACAAAACAGCTCAATAAATTGATTGATGTCATAACGATCAAGGATATCACGGCGTATGAGTCGATCGAGCGGGAGCTTGTGCTGATCAAAGTTGATGCAGCACCCAAGAAGCGGGCTGAGATACTTCAGATCGTCGAGATATTCAGGGCAAAGACCGTTGATATCGCCCCGGAGTCGATGATCATCGAGGTCACAGGGGATGAAGATAAGATCGAGGCGATGCTCACATTGTTATCTGATTTTGGTATAAAAGAGGTTGCACGCACAGGTAAGGTTGCAATGGTCAGGGGTGCAAAGACGCTTTGA
- a CDS encoding acetolactate synthase, with translation MNKKSGGVCLSSTITGSEAILKGLEIEGVEIVFGYPGGAVLPLYDAIYNSNIRHILVRHEQGAAHAADGYARATGRVGVCIATSGPGATNLVTGIANAYMDSIPVVAITGQVLTTSIGNDAFQEIDIRGITLPITKHSYLIKSAVEIPRVIREAFYIASTGRKGPVLIDLPKDVQVEEFELDERLFTRAVKLRGYKPTIKGHARQIKKAAELIANSKKPILYAGGGIIASGASEELVELAELMKIPVTTTLLGIGAFPVDHPLALGMVGMHGTKYANYAICGADLIIAVGVRFDDRVATDPSQFAKNAKVIHIDIDPAEIGKIVIPDVPIVGDAKNILRALIDRLKKVKPHTSEWLDLVQRWKIKYPLRYNPDDGLKPQFIIEKINELAPDAIIVTEVGQNQMWAAQYFRYTKPRTLLTSGGLGTMGYGLPAAIGAKAGLPDRLVIDIAGDGSFMMKCQELATAVENHIPIKVMILNNQYLGMVRQWQELFFERRYSCTDIQSRTDFVKLAEAFGAVGMRVKSPAEVVPALEKAFEIDEVVVIDFRIAREENVFPMVPAGEPLDEIIEPETVSEKLLLSSEKEALEVE, from the coding sequence ATGAATAAAAAGAGTGGAGGCGTTTGTTTGAGTTCAACGATAACAGGTTCTGAAGCAATCCTGAAAGGTCTTGAGATCGAGGGAGTGGAGATTGTATTCGGATACCCTGGAGGAGCAGTCCTGCCACTCTATGATGCGATATACAACTCCAATATACGCCACATTCTTGTCAGGCATGAACAGGGAGCGGCCCATGCCGCAGATGGTTATGCAAGGGCAACAGGACGCGTAGGTGTCTGTATCGCAACATCAGGACCGGGAGCCACGAACCTTGTGACAGGTATCGCAAACGCATACATGGATTCAATCCCGGTTGTTGCTATCACAGGGCAGGTGCTGACAACATCAATCGGGAACGACGCATTTCAGGAGATCGATATCAGAGGGATCACTCTCCCAATCACAAAGCATTCGTACTTAATTAAAAGCGCGGTAGAGATCCCTCGCGTGATCAGAGAAGCATTCTATATCGCATCCACTGGTAGAAAAGGACCTGTGCTGATCGATCTTCCAAAAGATGTTCAGGTCGAGGAGTTTGAACTCGACGAGCGACTCTTCACGCGGGCTGTGAAACTTCGAGGATACAAACCCACGATAAAAGGACATGCACGCCAGATTAAAAAAGCAGCAGAACTAATTGCAAATTCAAAGAAACCAATTCTCTATGCTGGAGGCGGAATTATTGCATCAGGTGCTTCAGAAGAGCTTGTGGAGCTTGCAGAGCTTATGAAGATACCTGTTACAACCACACTGCTTGGAATTGGTGCATTTCCGGTGGATCATCCCCTTGCGCTTGGGATGGTTGGGATGCACGGTACAAAGTATGCAAACTATGCAATCTGTGGTGCAGACCTTATCATCGCGGTGGGGGTGCGGTTTGATGATCGTGTTGCGACAGATCCTTCACAGTTTGCAAAAAATGCAAAGGTCATACACATCGATATAGACCCTGCTGAGATCGGAAAGATTGTGATACCAGACGTTCCGATTGTGGGTGATGCAAAAAATATCCTGCGGGCGTTGATCGATCGGCTTAAAAAGGTTAAACCCCACACCAGCGAATGGTTAGATCTGGTTCAGCGTTGGAAGATAAAATATCCGCTCAGGTACAATCCTGATGATGGACTTAAGCCACAGTTTATCATCGAGAAGATCAATGAACTTGCCCCTGATGCCATCATTGTCACAGAGGTTGGACAGAACCAGATGTGGGCAGCACAGTACTTCAGATATACCAAACCCCGAACCCTCCTCACGTCAGGCGGGCTTGGGACGATGGGATACGGTTTGCCTGCTGCAATCGGTGCAAAGGCCGGGTTGCCAGATCGACTGGTGATCGATATTGCAGGGGATGGAAGTTTCATGATGAAGTGTCAGGAACTTGCAACAGCGGTTGAGAATCACATACCGATCAAGGTTATGATATTGAACAATCAGTACCTCGGGATGGTTCGCCAGTGGCAGGAACTCTTCTTTGAGAGACGCTACTCCTGTACCGACATTCAATCCAGGACTGACTTTGTAAAGCTCGCAGAGGCGTTTGGTGCCGTTGGAATGCGGGTTAAAAGCCCAGCAGAGGTGGTTCCAGCACTTGAGAAAGCCTTTGAGATCGATGAGGTGGTTGTCATCGATTTCAGGATTGCACGGGAGGAGAACGTCTTTCCAATGGTGCCTGCTGGTGAACCACTCGATGAGATCATCGAGCCTGAAACAGTCTCTGAGAAGCTCCTTTTATCCAGTGAAAAAGAGGCACTGGAGGTTGAGTGA
- a CDS encoding cell division protein FtsZ, translating to MKIFLIGFGQGGGKIVDLFLEYDKKSRHNCIIRAIAINTAKSDLLGLNTIPMEDRILIGESAVNVKGHGVGADNEMGARVAAEEIYTIQSAIDRRGTHEVDAFLIVAGLGGGTGSGGAPVLARRLKKLYSEPVYGLGVLPAKDEGGLYSLNAARSLMTFVKEVDNLFIFDNDPWKKEGSNLEDAYAFMNEEIVRRFGILFGAGESEDVGQVVVDSSEIINTLRGGGISTVGYAVEEVGNTSSKGLFKRLKKEKSSLDSLDTTTKITSLTRRAVMGRLTLPCDITSAERALLVIAGPHDALNKKGIEKSKLWIEEMIHGTEVRGGDYPVPRSNYVAAVAVFSGVTDVPRIKQLQEMATEAQKNIQEFDETKNEKHKSLWHDDLKPLF from the coding sequence GTGAAGATATTTTTAATCGGTTTTGGACAGGGCGGAGGAAAGATCGTTGATCTCTTCCTTGAATATGACAAAAAGTCCCGTCACAATTGCATTATTCGTGCAATCGCAATCAATACTGCTAAATCAGACCTTCTCGGATTGAATACTATCCCGATGGAAGATCGGATACTCATTGGCGAATCTGCTGTCAATGTTAAAGGACATGGTGTTGGAGCAGATAACGAGATGGGTGCAAGGGTCGCGGCAGAGGAGATTTACACAATCCAGAGTGCTATAGATCGAAGGGGGACACATGAAGTTGATGCATTTCTAATTGTTGCAGGTCTTGGAGGAGGAACAGGGTCTGGAGGGGCACCTGTACTTGCAAGGCGATTGAAGAAACTGTACAGCGAGCCTGTATATGGTCTTGGAGTACTTCCTGCCAAGGATGAGGGGGGGCTTTACTCACTGAACGCTGCAAGGAGCCTGATGACCTTTGTAAAGGAGGTTGACAACCTTTTCATCTTTGATAACGATCCGTGGAAAAAGGAAGGATCAAACCTCGAGGATGCATATGCATTCATGAATGAGGAGATCGTGAGACGGTTTGGGATACTCTTTGGGGCAGGTGAGTCCGAGGACGTTGGGCAGGTTGTTGTAGATTCCTCAGAGATAATCAATACACTGAGGGGTGGCGGAATATCAACGGTCGGTTACGCTGTCGAAGAAGTGGGAAATACTTCCAGTAAAGGTTTGTTTAAACGTTTAAAGAAGGAGAAAAGCTCACTCGATTCGCTTGATACGACTACAAAGATTACGTCACTCACAAGAAGAGCTGTTATGGGTAGACTTACACTCCCGTGTGATATCACAAGTGCTGAGCGGGCTTTGCTTGTGATAGCAGGTCCACACGATGCACTGAACAAAAAAGGCATCGAGAAGTCAAAACTCTGGATCGAAGAGATGATACACGGGACTGAAGTGCGTGGCGGTGACTATCCTGTTCCCAGGAGTAACTATGTTGCAGCAGTGGCTGTATTCTCGGGCGTTACAGATGTTCCACGAATAAAACAACTTCAGGAGATGGCTACAGAAGCACAGAAGAACATCCAGGAGTTTGATGAGACAAAGAACGAGAAGCACAAGTCGCTCTGGCATGATGATTTAAAGCCGTTATTCTGA